From the Montipora capricornis isolate CH-2021 chromosome 2, ASM3666992v2, whole genome shotgun sequence genome, one window contains:
- the LOC138037039 gene encoding uncharacterized protein — protein sequence MNAEERSTGVSPEPTELDQALADIIEMEEVASTSQEIDEAVIKEKEDTDKQKAESIRKKAMEKLGETQKRAVEEGEQENHMKKKRRSGNETISFLREKAESEKALREKELAIRRKQQELEEKKLASYLDQQKSMMELMHHQQQQQSQILMAVVDKLMNQKS from the coding sequence ATGAATGCTGAAGAAAGGTCAACTGGAGTGTCACCTGAACCTACAGAATTGGACCAAGCACTGGCTGATATTATTGAAATGGAGGAAGTCGCTTCCACCTCCCAGGAGATTGATGAAGCAGTGATTAAAGAGAAAGAGGACACTGATAAACAGAAAGCTGAAAGTATAAGAAAAAAGGCCATGGAGAAGTTAGGAGAAACCCAGAAGAGAGCAGTCGAGGAAGGAGAACAGGAAAACCAtatgaagaaaaagagaaggagTGGCAATGAAACAATCTCATTTCTGCGTGAGAAAGCTGAAAGCGAGAAGGCATTGAGAGAAAAAGAGTTAGCAATACGACGAAAGCAGCAAGAATTGGAGGAGAAGAAGCTGGCTTCTTATCTTGATCAACAGAAATCTATGATGGAGCTAATGCACCaccagcagcagcaacaatcTCAGATCCTCATGGCTGTTGTTGACAAACTTATGAACCAAAAAAGTTAG
- the LOC138037040 gene encoding uncharacterized protein, with protein MASFRKARDELLVSFCEEIINEDEFLMLYDANKSKNPEYPFWNYERFTLQGKSEAECKTDLCFEKYDIPLLVDVLGLPDEIKCKQGTICDSTKGLCIVLKRLAYPCRYSDLISTFGRPVPEISMISNTVIDFIFEHHGRRISEWNHTILNPHALQTYAEAVSNKGAALDNCFGFVDGTVRPICRPNTNQRIVYNGHKRVHALKFQSIAIPNGLIANLYGPVEGRKHDAGMLRDSGLYHDLQRFAFSPTGQPLCIYGDPAYPLRVHLQAPFRNGILTPPMQQFNSSMSPVRSSVEWLFGDIINYFCFLDFKKNLKIGLSQIGKMYIVCALLRNALTCLYGNTTSQYFDLDPPMLQEYFA; from the exons ATGGCGTCCTTCAGGAAAGCGCGTGACGAACTTCTTGTAAGTTTTTGCGAGGAAATAATCAATGAGGATGAGTTTCTCATGTTGTATGATGCTAACAAATCGAAAAATCCAGAGTATCCTTTTTGGAATTATGAAAGATTTACGTTGCAAGGTAAAAGTGAGGCCGAGTGTAAGACAGATTTATGTTTCGAAAAATACGACATTCCTCTCTTGGTTGATGTTCTTGGCTTGCCTGACGAAATAAAGTGTAAACAAGGAACAATCTGTGACAGTACTAAAGGATTATGCATCGTTCTAAAAAGGCTGGCATACCCTTGCCGCTACAGCGACCTCATAAGCACTTTCGGCAGACCTGtccctgaaatctccatgataAGTAATACAGTCATTGATTTTATATTTGAGCATCATGGTCGTCGGATATCAGAGTGGAATCACACTATTTTAAATCCCCATGCATTACAGACATATGCTGAAGCTGTTTCAAATAAAGGTGCGGCCCTCGACAATTGTTTCGGCTTTGTGGACGGTACAGTTCGTCCAATTTGTCGCCCAAACACCAATCAAAGAATTGTTTACAATGGGCACAAGAGGGTGCATGCcctgaaatttcaatcaatcgCCATTCCAAATGGACTAATTGCCAATCTTTACGGTCCTGTTG AGGGCAGAAAGCATGATGCGGGAATGCTACGAGACTCAGGACTGTACCATGATCTCCAAAGATTTGCTTTCTCCCCAACTGGGCAGCCTTTGTGTATATATGGGGACCCAGCCTATCCTCTTCGCGTACACCTCCAAGCTCCATTTCGGAATGGCATCCTGACTCCCCCAATGCAGCAGTTTAACAGTTCCATGAGCCCAGTGAGAAGCTCAGTGGAATGGCTGTTTGGGgacataattaattatttttgctttctcgattttaagaaaaacttaaaaataggGCTCAGCCAAATAGGTAAAATGTACATTGTTTGTGCCCTTTTAAGGAATGCCCTTACATGCCTTTATGGTAATACCACTTCCCAGTATTTTGATTTGGACCCACCCATGTTGCAAGAATACTTTGCTTGA